In a single window of the Oryctolagus cuniculus chromosome 2, mOryCun1.1, whole genome shotgun sequence genome:
- the TMEM175 gene encoding endosomal/lysosomal proton channel TMEM175 isoform X6, with amino-acid sequence MSEPGTSEQEPSVQGDSPPGRTDEDAGEGTQSSHRMLGFSDALLSIIATVMILPVTHTEISPEQFDRSMQRLLATRIAVYLMTFLIVTGAWAAHTRLFQVVGKIDDTLALLNLACMMTITFLPYTALIVGYAFYFPHLLSPQIQCSAHRALCRRQVLRIILRGPVLCLLAAVFSLFFFPASYLLMASVVFLPYVSKAASWCKDRLMGRTEPTAHPVELITLDLHEPLSKERVEAFSDGVYAIVATLLILDICADSVPDPKAVASDFGGSLLAALGARGPRFLAYFGSFATVGLLWFTHHSLFLHVRKATGAMGLLNALSLAFVGGLPLAYQQTSAFARQPRDELERVRLSCAIIFLASIFQVAIWTAALLREAETLRPAVRFGGPEHTFMLAKLALYPCTSLLAFAATCLLSRFSTFIFHLTQIAVPCGFLLLRLLLRLALAGLRGLRGLRGLARPQRGPLGGADANADMQSPLLPAPC; translated from the exons ATGTCTGAGCCCGGGACCTCGGAGCAGGAGCCCAGTGTCCAGGGAGACTCGCCCCCCGGCAGGACGGATGAGGACGCCGGGGAGGGGACCCAGAGCTCCCACCGCATGCTCGGCTTCAGCGACGCACTACTGTCCATCATCGCCACTGTCATG ATCCTGCCCGTGACCCACACAGAGATCTCTCCAGAACAG TTTGACAGGAGTATGCAGAGACTCCTGGCCACCAGGATTGCCGTGTACCTGATGACGTTTCTCATCGTGACCGGTGCCTGGGCCGCGCACACCAG ACTGTTCCAGGTTGTTGGGAAGATAGACGACACACTTGCTTTGCTCAACCTG gcctGCATGATGACCATCACCTTCCTGCCGTACACG GCACTGATTGTGGGATACGCCTTCTACTTCCCGCACCTGCTGAGCCCGCAGATCCAGTGCTCCGCCCACAGGGCCCTGTGCAGGCGGCAGGTCCTGCGCATCATTCTCCGTGGCCCAGTGCTCTGCCTGCTTGCGGCcgtcttctccctcttcttctttcccGCG TCGTATCTGCTGATGGCATCCGTCGTCTTCCTCCCTTACGTCAGCAAGGCCGCCAGCTGGTGCAAAGACAGGCTCATGG GCCGCACGGAGCCCACGGCTCACCCTGTCGAGCTCATCACCTTGGACCTGCATGAGCCCCTCAGCAAGGAGCGGGTGGAAGCCTTCAGCGACGGCGTCTACGCCATCGTGGCCACCCTCCTCATCCTGGACATCTG TGCAGACAGCGTCCCGGACCCCAAGGCCGTGGCTTCGGACTTCGGCGGCAGCCTGCTGGCTGCGCTGGGCGCCCGCGGGCCGCGCTTCCTGGCCTACTTCGGCTCCTTCGCCACCGTGGGCCTGCTCTGGTTCACCCACCACTCGCTGTTCCTGCACGTGCGCAAGGCCACGGGTGCCATGGGGCTGCTCAACGCGCTCTCGCTGGCCTTCGTGGGTGGCCTGCCCCTGGCCTACCAGCAGACCTCCGCCTTCGCCCGGCAGCCGCGTGACGAGCTGGAGCGCGTGCGCCTCAGCTGCGCCATCATCTTCCTGGCCAGCATCTTCCAGGTCGCCATCTGGACGGCGGCCCTGCTGCGCGAGGCAGAGACGCTGCGGCCGGCCGTGCGCTTCGGGGGCCCGGAGCACACGTTCATGCTGGCCAAGCTGGCGCTGTACCCCTGCACCAGCCTGCTGGCCTTCGCGGCCACCTGCCTGCTGAGCCGCTTCAGCACCTTCATCTTCCACCTCACGCAGATCGCCGTGCCCtgcggcttcctgctgctgcgccTCCTCCTGCGACTGGCGCTGGCCGGCCTGCGGGGCCTGCGGGGCCTGCGGGGCCTGGCCCGTCCCCAACGGGGCCCCCTGGGCGGGGCCGACGCCAACGCCGACATGCAGTCGCCTCTGCTGCCTGCGCCCTGCTAG
- the TMEM175 gene encoding endosomal/lysosomal proton channel TMEM175 isoform X9 translates to MSEPGTSEQEPSVQGDSPPGRTDEDAGEGTQSSHRMLGFSDALLSIIATVMILPVTHTEISPEQFDRSMQRLLATRIAVYLMTFLIVTGAWAAHTRLFQVVGKIDDTLALLNLACMMTITFLPYTSYLLMASVVFLPYVSKAASWCKDRLMGRTEPTAHPVELITLDLHEPLSKERVEAFSDGVYAIVATLLILDICADSVPDPKAVASDFGGSLLAALGARGPRFLAYFGSFATVGLLWFTHHSLFLHVRKATGAMGLLNALSLAFVGGLPLAYQQTSAFARQPRDELERVRLSCAIIFLASIFQVAIWTAALLREAETLRPAVRFGGPEHTFMLAKLALYPCTSLLAFAATCLLSRFSTFIFHLTQIAVPCGFLLLRLLLRLALAGLRGLRGLRGLARPQRGPLGGADANADMQSPLLPAPC, encoded by the exons ATGTCTGAGCCCGGGACCTCGGAGCAGGAGCCCAGTGTCCAGGGAGACTCGCCCCCCGGCAGGACGGATGAGGACGCCGGGGAGGGGACCCAGAGCTCCCACCGCATGCTCGGCTTCAGCGACGCACTACTGTCCATCATCGCCACTGTCATG ATCCTGCCCGTGACCCACACAGAGATCTCTCCAGAACAG TTTGACAGGAGTATGCAGAGACTCCTGGCCACCAGGATTGCCGTGTACCTGATGACGTTTCTCATCGTGACCGGTGCCTGGGCCGCGCACACCAG ACTGTTCCAGGTTGTTGGGAAGATAGACGACACACTTGCTTTGCTCAACCTG gcctGCATGATGACCATCACCTTCCTGCCGTACACG TCGTATCTGCTGATGGCATCCGTCGTCTTCCTCCCTTACGTCAGCAAGGCCGCCAGCTGGTGCAAAGACAGGCTCATGG GCCGCACGGAGCCCACGGCTCACCCTGTCGAGCTCATCACCTTGGACCTGCATGAGCCCCTCAGCAAGGAGCGGGTGGAAGCCTTCAGCGACGGCGTCTACGCCATCGTGGCCACCCTCCTCATCCTGGACATCTG TGCAGACAGCGTCCCGGACCCCAAGGCCGTGGCTTCGGACTTCGGCGGCAGCCTGCTGGCTGCGCTGGGCGCCCGCGGGCCGCGCTTCCTGGCCTACTTCGGCTCCTTCGCCACCGTGGGCCTGCTCTGGTTCACCCACCACTCGCTGTTCCTGCACGTGCGCAAGGCCACGGGTGCCATGGGGCTGCTCAACGCGCTCTCGCTGGCCTTCGTGGGTGGCCTGCCCCTGGCCTACCAGCAGACCTCCGCCTTCGCCCGGCAGCCGCGTGACGAGCTGGAGCGCGTGCGCCTCAGCTGCGCCATCATCTTCCTGGCCAGCATCTTCCAGGTCGCCATCTGGACGGCGGCCCTGCTGCGCGAGGCAGAGACGCTGCGGCCGGCCGTGCGCTTCGGGGGCCCGGAGCACACGTTCATGCTGGCCAAGCTGGCGCTGTACCCCTGCACCAGCCTGCTGGCCTTCGCGGCCACCTGCCTGCTGAGCCGCTTCAGCACCTTCATCTTCCACCTCACGCAGATCGCCGTGCCCtgcggcttcctgctgctgcgccTCCTCCTGCGACTGGCGCTGGCCGGCCTGCGGGGCCTGCGGGGCCTGCGGGGCCTGGCCCGTCCCCAACGGGGCCCCCTGGGCGGGGCCGACGCCAACGCCGACATGCAGTCGCCTCTGCTGCCTGCGCCCTGCTAG
- the TMEM175 gene encoding endosomal/lysosomal proton channel TMEM175 isoform X3, which yields MSEPGTSEQEPSVQGDSPPGRTDEDAGEGTQSSHRMLGFSDALLSIIATVMILPVTHTEISPEQQFDRSMQRLLATRIAVYLMTFLIVTGAWAAHTRLFQVVGKIDDTLALLNLACMMTITFLPYTFSLMVTFPNVALGIFLFCVCVITIGVVQPASPPGTDCGIRLLLPAPAEPADPVLRPQGPVQAAGPAHHSPWPSALPACGRLLPLLLSRGRTEPTAHPVELITLDLHEPLSKERVEAFSDGVYAIVATLLILDICADSVPDPKAVASDFGGSLLAALGARGPRFLAYFGSFATVGLLWFTHHSLFLHVRKATGAMGLLNALSLAFVGGLPLAYQQTSAFARQPRDELERVRLSCAIIFLASIFQVAIWTAALLREAETLRPAVRFGGPEHTFMLAKLALYPCTSLLAFAATCLLSRFSTFIFHLTQIAVPCGFLLLRLLLRLALAGLRGLRGLRGLARPQRGPLGGADANADMQSPLLPAPC from the exons ATGTCTGAGCCCGGGACCTCGGAGCAGGAGCCCAGTGTCCAGGGAGACTCGCCCCCCGGCAGGACGGATGAGGACGCCGGGGAGGGGACCCAGAGCTCCCACCGCATGCTCGGCTTCAGCGACGCACTACTGTCCATCATCGCCACTGTCATG ATCCTGCCCGTGACCCACACAGAGATCTCTCCAGAACAG CAGTTTGACAGGAGTATGCAGAGACTCCTGGCCACCAGGATTGCCGTGTACCTGATGACGTTTCTCATCGTGACCGGTGCCTGGGCCGCGCACACCAG ACTGTTCCAGGTTGTTGGGAAGATAGACGACACACTTGCTTTGCTCAACCTG gcctGCATGATGACCATCACCTTCCTGCCGTACACG TTCTCTCTAATGGTGACCTTCCCCAACGTGGCCCTGGGCATCTTCCTGTTCTGTGTCTGTGTGATCACCATCGGAGTAGTGCAG CCTGCCTCTCCCCCAGGCACTGATTGTGGGATACGCCTTCTACTTCCCGCACCTGCTGAGCCCGCAGATCCAGTGCTCCGCCCACAGGGCCCTGTGCAGGCGGCAGGTCCTGCGCATCATTCTCCGTGGCCCAGTGCTCTGCCTGCTTGCGGCcgtcttctccctcttcttctttcccGCG GCCGCACGGAGCCCACGGCTCACCCTGTCGAGCTCATCACCTTGGACCTGCATGAGCCCCTCAGCAAGGAGCGGGTGGAAGCCTTCAGCGACGGCGTCTACGCCATCGTGGCCACCCTCCTCATCCTGGACATCTG TGCAGACAGCGTCCCGGACCCCAAGGCCGTGGCTTCGGACTTCGGCGGCAGCCTGCTGGCTGCGCTGGGCGCCCGCGGGCCGCGCTTCCTGGCCTACTTCGGCTCCTTCGCCACCGTGGGCCTGCTCTGGTTCACCCACCACTCGCTGTTCCTGCACGTGCGCAAGGCCACGGGTGCCATGGGGCTGCTCAACGCGCTCTCGCTGGCCTTCGTGGGTGGCCTGCCCCTGGCCTACCAGCAGACCTCCGCCTTCGCCCGGCAGCCGCGTGACGAGCTGGAGCGCGTGCGCCTCAGCTGCGCCATCATCTTCCTGGCCAGCATCTTCCAGGTCGCCATCTGGACGGCGGCCCTGCTGCGCGAGGCAGAGACGCTGCGGCCGGCCGTGCGCTTCGGGGGCCCGGAGCACACGTTCATGCTGGCCAAGCTGGCGCTGTACCCCTGCACCAGCCTGCTGGCCTTCGCGGCCACCTGCCTGCTGAGCCGCTTCAGCACCTTCATCTTCCACCTCACGCAGATCGCCGTGCCCtgcggcttcctgctgctgcgccTCCTCCTGCGACTGGCGCTGGCCGGCCTGCGGGGCCTGCGGGGCCTGCGGGGCCTGGCCCGTCCCCAACGGGGCCCCCTGGGCGGGGCCGACGCCAACGCCGACATGCAGTCGCCTCTGCTGCCTGCGCCCTGCTAG
- the TMEM175 gene encoding endosomal/lysosomal proton channel TMEM175 isoform X5, with product MSEPGTSEQEPSVQGDSPPGRTDEDAGEGTQSSHRMLGFSDALLSIIATVMILPVTHTEISPEQQFDRSMQRLLATRIAVYLMTFLIVTGAWAAHTRLFQVVGKIDDTLALLNLACMMTITFLPYTFSLMVTFPNVALGIFLFCVCVITIGVVQALIVGYAFYFPHLLSPQIQCSAHRALCRRQVLRIILRGPVLCLLAAVFSLFFFPAAARSPRLTLSSSSPWTCMSPSARSGWKPSATASTPSWPPSSSWTSDSVPDPKAVASDFGGSLLAALGARGPRFLAYFGSFATVGLLWFTHHSLFLHVRKATGAMGLLNALSLAFVGGLPLAYQQTSAFARQPRDELERVRLSCAIIFLASIFQVAIWTAALLREAETLRPAVRFGGPEHTFMLAKLALYPCTSLLAFAATCLLSRFSTFIFHLTQIAVPCGFLLLRLLLRLALAGLRGLRGLRGLARPQRGPLGGADANADMQSPLLPAPC from the exons ATGTCTGAGCCCGGGACCTCGGAGCAGGAGCCCAGTGTCCAGGGAGACTCGCCCCCCGGCAGGACGGATGAGGACGCCGGGGAGGGGACCCAGAGCTCCCACCGCATGCTCGGCTTCAGCGACGCACTACTGTCCATCATCGCCACTGTCATG ATCCTGCCCGTGACCCACACAGAGATCTCTCCAGAACAG CAGTTTGACAGGAGTATGCAGAGACTCCTGGCCACCAGGATTGCCGTGTACCTGATGACGTTTCTCATCGTGACCGGTGCCTGGGCCGCGCACACCAG ACTGTTCCAGGTTGTTGGGAAGATAGACGACACACTTGCTTTGCTCAACCTG gcctGCATGATGACCATCACCTTCCTGCCGTACACG TTCTCTCTAATGGTGACCTTCCCCAACGTGGCCCTGGGCATCTTCCTGTTCTGTGTCTGTGTGATCACCATCGGAGTAGTGCAG GCACTGATTGTGGGATACGCCTTCTACTTCCCGCACCTGCTGAGCCCGCAGATCCAGTGCTCCGCCCACAGGGCCCTGTGCAGGCGGCAGGTCCTGCGCATCATTCTCCGTGGCCCAGTGCTCTGCCTGCTTGCGGCcgtcttctccctcttcttctttcccGCG GCCGCACGGAGCCCACGGCTCACCCTGTCGAGCTCATCACCTTGGACCTGCATGAGCCCCTCAGCAAGGAGCGGGTGGAAGCCTTCAGCGACGGCGTCTACGCCATCGTGGCCACCCTCCTCATCCTGGACATCTG ACAGCGTCCCGGACCCCAAGGCCGTGGCTTCGGACTTCGGCGGCAGCCTGCTGGCTGCGCTGGGCGCCCGCGGGCCGCGCTTCCTGGCCTACTTCGGCTCCTTCGCCACCGTGGGCCTGCTCTGGTTCACCCACCACTCGCTGTTCCTGCACGTGCGCAAGGCCACGGGTGCCATGGGGCTGCTCAACGCGCTCTCGCTGGCCTTCGTGGGTGGCCTGCCCCTGGCCTACCAGCAGACCTCCGCCTTCGCCCGGCAGCCGCGTGACGAGCTGGAGCGCGTGCGCCTCAGCTGCGCCATCATCTTCCTGGCCAGCATCTTCCAGGTCGCCATCTGGACGGCGGCCCTGCTGCGCGAGGCAGAGACGCTGCGGCCGGCCGTGCGCTTCGGGGGCCCGGAGCACACGTTCATGCTGGCCAAGCTGGCGCTGTACCCCTGCACCAGCCTGCTGGCCTTCGCGGCCACCTGCCTGCTGAGCCGCTTCAGCACCTTCATCTTCCACCTCACGCAGATCGCCGTGCCCtgcggcttcctgctgctgcgccTCCTCCTGCGACTGGCGCTGGCCGGCCTGCGGGGCCTGCGGGGCCTGCGGGGCCTGGCCCGTCCCCAACGGGGCCCCCTGGGCGGGGCCGACGCCAACGCCGACATGCAGTCGCCTCTGCTGCCTGCGCCCTGCTAG
- the TMEM175 gene encoding endosomal/lysosomal proton channel TMEM175 isoform X12 gives MMTITFLPYTFSLMVTFPNVALGIFLFCVCVITIGVVQALIVGYAFYFPHLLSPQIQCSAHRALCRRQVLRIILRGPVLCLLAAVFSLFFFPASYLLMASVVFLPYVSKAASWCKDRLMGRTEPTAHPVELITLDLHEPLSKERVEAFSDGVYAIVATLLILDICADSVPDPKAVASDFGGSLLAALGARGPRFLAYFGSFATVGLLWFTHHSLFLHVRKATGAMGLLNALSLAFVGGLPLAYQQTSAFARQPRDELERVRLSCAIIFLASIFQVAIWTAALLREAETLRPAVRFGGPEHTFMLAKLALYPCTSLLAFAATCLLSRFSTFIFHLTQIAVPCGFLLLRLLLRLALAGLRGLRGLRGLARPQRGPLGGADANADMQSPLLPAPC, from the exons ATGATGACCATCACCTTCCTGCCGTACACG TTCTCTCTAATGGTGACCTTCCCCAACGTGGCCCTGGGCATCTTCCTGTTCTGTGTCTGTGTGATCACCATCGGAGTAGTGCAG GCACTGATTGTGGGATACGCCTTCTACTTCCCGCACCTGCTGAGCCCGCAGATCCAGTGCTCCGCCCACAGGGCCCTGTGCAGGCGGCAGGTCCTGCGCATCATTCTCCGTGGCCCAGTGCTCTGCCTGCTTGCGGCcgtcttctccctcttcttctttcccGCG TCGTATCTGCTGATGGCATCCGTCGTCTTCCTCCCTTACGTCAGCAAGGCCGCCAGCTGGTGCAAAGACAGGCTCATGG GCCGCACGGAGCCCACGGCTCACCCTGTCGAGCTCATCACCTTGGACCTGCATGAGCCCCTCAGCAAGGAGCGGGTGGAAGCCTTCAGCGACGGCGTCTACGCCATCGTGGCCACCCTCCTCATCCTGGACATCTG TGCAGACAGCGTCCCGGACCCCAAGGCCGTGGCTTCGGACTTCGGCGGCAGCCTGCTGGCTGCGCTGGGCGCCCGCGGGCCGCGCTTCCTGGCCTACTTCGGCTCCTTCGCCACCGTGGGCCTGCTCTGGTTCACCCACCACTCGCTGTTCCTGCACGTGCGCAAGGCCACGGGTGCCATGGGGCTGCTCAACGCGCTCTCGCTGGCCTTCGTGGGTGGCCTGCCCCTGGCCTACCAGCAGACCTCCGCCTTCGCCCGGCAGCCGCGTGACGAGCTGGAGCGCGTGCGCCTCAGCTGCGCCATCATCTTCCTGGCCAGCATCTTCCAGGTCGCCATCTGGACGGCGGCCCTGCTGCGCGAGGCAGAGACGCTGCGGCCGGCCGTGCGCTTCGGGGGCCCGGAGCACACGTTCATGCTGGCCAAGCTGGCGCTGTACCCCTGCACCAGCCTGCTGGCCTTCGCGGCCACCTGCCTGCTGAGCCGCTTCAGCACCTTCATCTTCCACCTCACGCAGATCGCCGTGCCCtgcggcttcctgctgctgcgccTCCTCCTGCGACTGGCGCTGGCCGGCCTGCGGGGCCTGCGGGGCCTGCGGGGCCTGGCCCGTCCCCAACGGGGCCCCCTGGGCGGGGCCGACGCCAACGCCGACATGCAGTCGCCTCTGCTGCCTGCGCCCTGCTAG